The Hahella sp. HNIBRBA332 genome window below encodes:
- a CDS encoding ferredoxin reductase — MTWTLRLPPAAFGAGSISDLTPAWLKRVANAELTEFYVSHLSPLWSMRQVKARVVDIVDESADCKSFILQPNGLWRGFRPGQFVTVTVEIDGVRQQRCYSLSSDWREPERLRITVKEKKDGRVSSWLLRNLRKQDVLLLSQAQGEFAAPESLSEPLLLIAAGSGITPLRAMLYQLEEHPRNTVLIYYARSRDELIFAEEIRKAAAHSAQLTTHICYTAAGHNQAEEGGRFHPDQLSRLVPDYRERRTLVCGPEGLMQRVRRHWREEGVEARISFEDFTGTFQDFLDPGLTSPSQLASCQVDFQRSACAIEADGRQSLLDLAEAAGLHPPFGCRMGICHSCKARKRAGVVRNLVTGKVSGAGSEEIQLCICVPITDVSLDV, encoded by the coding sequence ATGACATGGACTCTCCGCCTTCCTCCCGCCGCCTTTGGCGCCGGCTCTATATCTGACTTGACGCCCGCTTGGCTGAAGCGCGTTGCGAACGCCGAGTTGACTGAGTTTTATGTCTCCCATTTGTCTCCTTTGTGGTCCATGCGTCAGGTCAAGGCGCGGGTCGTCGATATTGTCGATGAAAGCGCCGACTGCAAGTCGTTTATCTTGCAACCCAATGGTCTGTGGCGGGGGTTCAGACCGGGGCAGTTCGTTACGGTCACCGTTGAAATAGACGGGGTGCGTCAGCAGCGTTGCTACAGTCTGTCTTCGGATTGGCGTGAGCCGGAGCGCCTTCGCATCACCGTCAAAGAGAAGAAAGACGGGCGCGTGTCCTCCTGGTTGCTGCGGAATCTGCGCAAGCAGGATGTATTGTTGCTGAGTCAGGCTCAGGGAGAGTTCGCAGCGCCGGAATCTCTGTCTGAACCTCTGCTGCTGATCGCCGCAGGCAGCGGCATTACGCCGTTGCGAGCCATGCTGTATCAACTCGAAGAACACCCTCGAAACACCGTATTGATTTATTACGCCCGTAGTCGCGACGAGTTGATCTTTGCGGAGGAAATTCGTAAAGCCGCCGCACATAGCGCGCAGCTCACCACGCATATCTGCTATACCGCAGCCGGTCACAACCAGGCGGAAGAGGGAGGACGCTTTCATCCAGACCAACTCTCCCGTTTGGTTCCGGATTATCGCGAACGGCGGACTCTGGTCTGCGGCCCAGAAGGATTGATGCAGCGCGTGCGACGGCATTGGCGGGAGGAGGGTGTTGAAGCGCGCATTAGCTTCGAAGATTTCACCGGGACCTTTCAAGACTTCCTCGACCCAGGGCTTACTTCGCCGTCACAGTTGGCGTCCTGTCAGGTGGACTTCCAACGTTCCGCCTGCGCCATTGAAGCAGACGGGCGGCAGAGCCTGCTGGATTTGGCTGAAGCCGCCGGGCTGCACCCGCCCTTTGGTTGCCGGATGGGAATTTGCCATAGCTGCAAAGCCAGAAAACGAGCAGGCGTGGTGCGTAATCTGGTGACAGGAAAAGTCTCCGGCGCCGGAAGTGAAGAAATCCAGTTGTGTATATGCGTTCCCATAACCGATGTCTCTCTTGATGTGTGA
- a CDS encoding response regulator, which yields MQDRNEALKKRLLEAFRMEAGDRMRILADAFAMPADAFDTALVESVFREVHSLKGAARAVSLGAVEKLCQAWETLLADIKRSGAGVSETQLSVNRKCHGLLRRLMADAAAIPNDQLTDFCRRIERGEDLAGPDPAERQAQDLTSDDTEPPVQEESKVSLPPVEVSPAPASVSAQPIEEEVAESNETVSSNETGRQTMRRQSPELAGLTGGSGMLRIKAEHLDELMYQVEDLQQAKLEATQACLMLKEAVAGFTEWRKHRHEITTAARQLRTHIEHEAERQASRDQVLASMEREQQILIDFSVWASDFLGQWEYRLSQLAKTSEKVARGVATVADGMHSQMQAVLLLPCSMLVEGLPAMVQDIADALGKKVRLRYSGETLQVDKRVLDELKSPLQHMLRNAVDHGVETPARRRELGKAECAQIELDFMQENAGLFVVRIRDDGVGFDPVKLKTKAIAQKVLDEDKAAAMSDKDAAQLAFTSGVSTSNIITDLSGRGLGLAIVREKVERLGGRIHLETTPGSGSTITLQAPTSMATYRALLVRVEDQLMAIPAQSVERVLRLPQEEVKSVENRLSFTLHNEANPLWRLSDILGLGASASAPDKAACVQVAVMSVNGDRFGLMVDEVIGDHEVIIKPLGPQLLRVRNILGATQIGDGRIVPILHPFDLYKSACNTDSAPLQMGDMEELRRRKRILVAEDSVTSRGLLKTILESAGYEAVTANDGVEAWEALKQGAFDLMVSDIEMPRLDGFGLTAKVRADRRFAELPVVLVTALQSPEDKERGMEAGANAYIVKSGFDQANLLEIIRQLL from the coding sequence ATGCAGGACAGAAATGAAGCGCTGAAGAAGCGGTTGCTGGAGGCTTTCCGTATGGAAGCCGGCGATCGCATGCGAATCCTGGCGGATGCCTTCGCCATGCCTGCTGACGCCTTCGACACTGCGCTGGTGGAAAGCGTATTCCGGGAGGTGCATAGCCTCAAAGGCGCCGCCAGAGCGGTATCCCTGGGAGCGGTGGAGAAACTCTGCCAGGCCTGGGAAACGCTGCTTGCTGATATCAAACGTAGCGGCGCTGGCGTCAGCGAAACGCAGCTCAGCGTCAATCGTAAGTGCCATGGTCTGTTGCGTCGGTTAATGGCGGACGCGGCCGCTATCCCCAATGACCAGCTCACGGATTTCTGCCGGCGCATCGAACGGGGCGAAGATCTGGCAGGTCCGGATCCTGCCGAGCGTCAGGCTCAGGATCTGACCTCAGACGACACTGAGCCGCCCGTGCAGGAAGAATCGAAAGTCTCCCTGCCGCCAGTTGAAGTCAGCCCCGCCCCCGCGTCAGTTTCAGCCCAACCCATAGAGGAAGAGGTCGCCGAGTCAAACGAAACCGTATCGTCGAATGAGACGGGGCGGCAAACTATGCGTCGGCAGTCTCCCGAGCTGGCCGGGTTGACGGGCGGCAGCGGTATGTTGCGTATCAAGGCGGAGCATCTGGATGAACTGATGTATCAGGTTGAGGACTTGCAGCAGGCCAAGCTGGAGGCGACGCAAGCCTGTTTAATGCTGAAAGAGGCGGTGGCCGGGTTCACGGAATGGCGCAAGCATCGGCATGAAATCACCACCGCCGCCCGTCAGTTACGGACGCATATCGAGCACGAGGCTGAACGTCAGGCGAGCCGCGATCAGGTGTTGGCGTCGATGGAGCGAGAACAACAGATCCTGATTGACTTCAGCGTCTGGGCGTCGGACTTCCTGGGGCAGTGGGAATACCGGCTCAGCCAGTTGGCCAAAACTTCAGAAAAAGTCGCCAGAGGCGTGGCCACGGTTGCGGACGGCATGCATTCGCAGATGCAGGCGGTGCTGCTGTTGCCTTGTTCTATGCTAGTGGAAGGCCTGCCGGCCATGGTGCAGGACATTGCGGACGCCCTGGGTAAAAAAGTGCGCCTGCGCTACTCAGGAGAAACGTTACAAGTGGACAAGCGAGTGCTGGATGAGCTGAAGAGTCCGCTGCAACACATGCTGCGTAACGCCGTTGATCATGGCGTGGAGACGCCCGCGCGCCGCCGTGAGCTGGGTAAAGCGGAATGCGCGCAAATCGAACTGGATTTCATGCAGGAAAATGCTGGCCTGTTTGTGGTGAGAATTCGCGATGATGGCGTTGGTTTCGACCCCGTTAAACTGAAAACCAAAGCCATCGCCCAGAAGGTGCTGGATGAGGACAAAGCCGCCGCGATGAGCGACAAAGACGCGGCGCAACTGGCGTTCACTTCCGGTGTGTCCACCAGCAACATCATAACCGACCTGTCCGGACGCGGTTTGGGATTAGCCATCGTTCGCGAGAAGGTAGAGCGCCTTGGCGGCCGCATCCATTTGGAAACGACGCCTGGTAGCGGGTCCACCATCACGCTGCAGGCGCCGACCAGTATGGCGACCTATCGGGCGTTGTTGGTGCGAGTGGAGGACCAGTTGATGGCGATTCCCGCGCAGTCGGTGGAGCGGGTGCTGCGTCTGCCCCAGGAAGAAGTCAAAAGCGTGGAAAACCGGCTTTCCTTTACTTTGCATAACGAAGCTAATCCGCTGTGGCGGCTATCGGATATTCTCGGGCTGGGCGCTTCCGCCTCCGCGCCGGACAAGGCCGCTTGCGTGCAAGTGGCGGTGATGAGCGTCAACGGCGATCGCTTTGGTCTGATGGTGGACGAAGTCATCGGCGATCACGAAGTGATTATCAAACCGCTGGGGCCTCAGCTACTGCGCGTGCGTAATATTCTTGGCGCGACGCAGATAGGGGACGGCCGCATCGTGCCTATCCTGCATCCGTTTGATCTTTATAAAAGCGCCTGCAATACAGACTCCGCGCCGCTCCAGATGGGGGACATGGAGGAGCTGCGCCGGCGTAAGCGCATTTTGGTCGCGGAAGACTCCGTGACGTCGCGGGGATTATTGAAAACCATCCTGGAAAGCGCCGGCTATGAAGCCGTAACCGCCAACGACGGCGTTGAGGCCTGGGAAGCGCTGAAACAGGGCGCATTCGATCTGATGGTGTCGGATATCGAAATGCCTCGTCTGGATGGTTTCGGATTAACCGCGAAGGTGCGCGCAGACCGCCGCTTCGCGGAGTTGCCGGTAGTGTTGGTCACCGCTTTGCAGAGCCCTGAGGACAAAGAGCGGGGCATGGAGGCGGGCGCCAACGCCTATATCGTAAAAAGCGGTTTTGATCAGGCCAATTTGCTGGAGATTATCCGCCAGTTGCTCTGA
- a CDS encoding ATP-grasp domain-containing protein, with translation MRLLFPSHPLYSQQPDDSYLEEFTAFRQVGVSCSAVDIDALCNGLCDIRPAIGAGEPLLYRGWMLAPERYRQLIQLIEEAGGTPITSFENYLRCHHLPGWYETCRTFTAETRFFPDDDQLLHKVSCLGWEGFFVKDFVKSNSTGQGSIARSPEEVVEIVSQIRAHRGAMEGGVALRRVEDYDEASEQRYFVLNGVVYSAHGEPPALCQEIAHRIDAPFYSIDLALRQDGVMRLVEIGDGQVSDRKRWPLHAFVRMLAQ, from the coding sequence ATGAGACTACTTTTCCCCTCCCATCCTCTTTATTCCCAGCAACCGGATGATTCCTACCTGGAAGAATTTACGGCGTTTCGTCAGGTTGGCGTGAGTTGTTCTGCTGTTGATATTGATGCGTTGTGCAACGGTCTTTGCGATATACGTCCTGCAATAGGGGCGGGTGAGCCGTTGCTTTACCGGGGGTGGATGCTTGCTCCTGAGCGTTACCGTCAGCTGATTCAATTGATTGAGGAAGCAGGCGGGACACCAATAACTTCTTTTGAAAACTACCTGCGCTGTCATCATTTACCGGGTTGGTATGAAACCTGTCGGACCTTTACGGCGGAGACCCGGTTCTTCCCGGACGACGATCAGTTGCTACATAAGGTTTCGTGTTTGGGGTGGGAAGGCTTTTTTGTAAAAGACTTCGTGAAATCCAACTCGACCGGGCAGGGTTCTATCGCGCGCTCGCCGGAGGAAGTGGTGGAAATTGTGAGCCAGATTCGCGCTCACCGCGGCGCCATGGAAGGCGGCGTAGCGCTGCGGCGGGTGGAGGACTACGACGAAGCCTCGGAGCAGAGATACTTTGTCCTCAATGGCGTCGTCTACTCTGCCCATGGCGAACCTCCCGCCCTGTGTCAGGAAATAGCGCATCGCATTGATGCGCCGTTTTATTCCATTGATCTGGCGCTTCGACAGGACGGCGTGATGCGATTGGTGGAGATTGGCGATGGCCAGGTATCGGACAGAAAGCGTTGGCCATTGCACGCTTTTGTGAGAATGTTGGCCCAATAG
- the cheB gene encoding chemotaxis-specific protein-glutamate methyltransferase CheB: protein MDVLIVDDSPVIRQLLRHIIEEGGMRVIGEASNGAEALRCIARRRPDVITMDIHMPVMDGLEASRRIMEEYPTPIVVVTASYSLGDAVTAMQVLEAGAITVTPKPQGPGHPDFERDAEGLVRTIRLISEVKVVRRFRREERRTTTRPPPSVGLDQDHEGIQPGVIAIGASTGGPVALKELLQAMSRNTSCPVLVVQHISPGFLTSFCEWLNQVSALPVSIGEYGERAERGRVYLAPDGCHMEVDRSCRISLVNGDRDETLCPSVSRLFSSVAKNFGRNAVVVLLSGMGRDGAAEMAELHRLGALTIAQDPATVVVNGMPGEAVKLGAARHVLSPPRIAALLNELPVQSCV, encoded by the coding sequence ATGGATGTGTTGATAGTGGACGACTCGCCTGTTATCAGACAGCTGCTGCGCCACATCATTGAAGAAGGTGGAATGCGGGTGATCGGTGAAGCGTCGAATGGCGCGGAAGCGCTGCGCTGTATCGCCAGACGCAGACCGGATGTGATCACTATGGATATTCACATGCCGGTGATGGATGGGTTGGAAGCGTCGCGAAGAATCATGGAGGAATACCCGACGCCAATTGTGGTGGTGACCGCCAGTTACAGTCTGGGAGACGCGGTGACCGCTATGCAGGTACTGGAGGCTGGCGCTATTACCGTTACGCCGAAGCCGCAGGGCCCCGGCCACCCGGATTTTGAGCGAGACGCGGAAGGCTTGGTGAGAACCATTCGCCTCATCAGCGAAGTCAAAGTGGTGAGGCGATTTCGTCGTGAAGAAAGGCGCACGACGACGCGGCCGCCGCCTTCAGTTGGGTTGGATCAGGACCATGAAGGCATACAGCCGGGCGTGATTGCGATCGGCGCATCCACCGGCGGCCCGGTGGCGTTGAAGGAGCTGCTACAGGCGATGTCGCGGAATACGTCTTGTCCGGTGCTGGTGGTGCAGCATATATCGCCGGGTTTTCTGACCAGCTTTTGTGAGTGGCTCAATCAGGTGTCGGCGCTGCCGGTCAGCATCGGCGAGTATGGCGAGCGAGCGGAGCGAGGGCGAGTGTATCTGGCGCCGGACGGCTGCCACATGGAGGTGGATCGATCCTGCCGCATCAGTCTGGTGAATGGGGATCGCGACGAGACGCTGTGTCCGTCTGTGTCGCGTCTATTCAGCAGCGTCGCCAAAAACTTCGGCAGGAACGCGGTGGTCGTGTTGCTGTCGGGGATGGGGCGCGATGGCGCTGCGGAAATGGCGGAACTGCATCGGCTGGGAGCCCTGACCATTGCGCAGGATCCCGCCACGGTCGTAGTGAACGGCATGCCAGGGGAGGCGGTGAAGCTGGGCGCGGCCCGGCACGTATTGAGTCCTCCGCGCATCGCTGCGCTGCTAAACGAATTACCGGTACAAAGCTGCGTCTGA
- a CDS encoding EAL domain-containing protein, giving the protein MLTGTEILIVEDSLTQALQLQMLLEQNNCSVTVAENGVQALKCIAERRPTIIVSDIMMPEMDGYTLCRTLKSDPKTESIPVILVTTLTDPKDVVQGLIAGADNFITKPYDEKYLLSRIRYFLANLEHRDHQRVKMGIEIILDGERHFINSARQQILDLLISTYEEGIRLNRELKAKHEELSHTHSLINSLFHFTAGLSAASTEKDTIEQGLGQVLAFPNVIASWLLLVDADLEGGGWRLAGYRGDKIDAAQLDPCGRECPCRHGVINDGLTGAVDIADCPAMKGVFVSNHHATIPLQLGGDVIGLLNVARTEGEPWVEEPLRALHSLGHQFSVALGRARLFDSLESLVEQRTSALKEEMAEKESAQEQLNLRNRAVDASVNAIIIADKSEPDNPIVYANPAFERISGYNLEDVTGRNFLFLLGKETSQLGIANIKRALKSNTEGYALLKNYRKDGTLFWSELKVAPVTDAKGDVTHFVAILNDVTESIQYQEQLEYKTNYDNLTGLPNRNLLNDRIQQAIAYAARRDKGFALAVFDLDNFKYINDSMGHETGDLLLKEVAESLRSCLREGDTLARLGGDEFVILMHKEERDRPLGVMLNRIQQLVAQPRRLKDKEILVTPSIGVCQYPEDGEDASTLLKNADTAMYKAKERGRNRICSYTQEMNESIQKRVQMEQDLRRGIENGELELYYQPQLDPHGGGAVGLEALVRWRKGDRMVPPLEFIPIAEETGLITEVDAWVLRAACLQLKMWRDQKQQMVPVSVNLSPRQFQDAHCVELVRKVLQESDIEPGCLKIEVTESMVMHNAEEALRTMTQLKAMGVQLSMDDFGTGYSSLSYLKMFPFDQLKIDKSFVRNVTNDPQEAAIIRVIIGLGKTLGIKIVAEGVETVEQYSFLVRAGCDLIQGYFYSPPLPVAACMHFLQEDHLWGKKRKEIEDGPQARRILIVNDDETILRAVCGELGHEGYDIFEARTTAEALRLLAAHEMHVIVTDQCMKEIKGVDLLRKVKAIHPGTVRMVLSGYSGFKEVLEAINEGAVFRFITKPWNSEHLRENVKQAFRESDLARENQMLREQLDILRSGS; this is encoded by the coding sequence ATGTTAACAGGAACAGAAATTCTCATTGTCGAAGACAGCCTGACTCAAGCCCTGCAACTGCAAATGCTGTTGGAGCAGAATAATTGCTCCGTCACGGTTGCGGAAAACGGCGTACAGGCCCTGAAATGCATAGCTGAACGCAGACCGACCATCATCGTGAGCGACATCATGATGCCGGAAATGGACGGTTACACCTTATGCCGGACGCTGAAGTCGGACCCTAAGACGGAATCCATTCCGGTCATCCTGGTCACCACGCTCACCGACCCGAAAGACGTGGTGCAGGGACTGATCGCCGGCGCGGATAACTTCATCACCAAGCCCTATGACGAGAAGTATCTGCTGTCGCGCATCCGTTATTTCCTGGCCAACCTGGAGCACCGGGATCACCAGCGGGTGAAGATGGGGATTGAAATTATTCTGGACGGAGAGCGTCACTTCATTAACTCCGCCCGCCAGCAGATTCTCGATCTGCTGATTTCCACTTACGAAGAAGGCATCCGTCTCAATCGGGAACTGAAAGCCAAGCACGAAGAGCTCAGTCACACTCATTCGCTGATCAACAGCCTGTTTCATTTCACAGCGGGCTTGAGCGCAGCCAGCACGGAAAAGGACACCATTGAGCAAGGACTGGGGCAGGTGCTGGCGTTCCCGAACGTAATCGCCTCCTGGCTGTTGCTGGTGGATGCGGACCTGGAAGGCGGCGGCTGGCGCCTGGCGGGTTATCGCGGCGATAAGATCGACGCCGCGCAACTGGATCCTTGCGGCCGTGAGTGTCCGTGCCGGCATGGCGTGATTAACGATGGCCTGACTGGCGCCGTGGATATCGCTGACTGCCCGGCGATGAAAGGGGTTTTTGTCAGCAATCATCATGCGACCATTCCCTTGCAATTGGGAGGCGATGTCATCGGCTTGCTCAACGTCGCCCGCACCGAAGGCGAGCCTTGGGTGGAGGAGCCGCTGCGTGCGCTACATTCCCTGGGGCATCAGTTCTCGGTCGCCCTGGGCCGGGCGAGACTGTTCGATAGCCTGGAAAGTCTGGTGGAGCAGCGCACCTCCGCTCTAAAAGAGGAAATGGCGGAAAAAGAGAGCGCACAGGAGCAACTTAACCTGCGTAACCGCGCTGTAGACGCAAGTGTTAACGCTATTATCATCGCCGACAAAAGCGAACCGGATAACCCCATTGTGTACGCTAACCCGGCCTTTGAACGCATTAGCGGTTACAACCTGGAAGATGTCACGGGACGAAACTTCCTGTTTTTGCTCGGCAAAGAAACCAGTCAACTGGGCATCGCGAACATCAAACGCGCGCTTAAATCCAATACCGAAGGCTACGCCTTGCTGAAGAACTATCGCAAAGACGGCACGCTGTTTTGGAGTGAGCTGAAAGTTGCTCCAGTCACGGACGCCAAAGGCGATGTCACCCACTTCGTCGCCATTTTGAATGACGTGACGGAATCCATTCAGTATCAGGAGCAACTGGAATACAAGACCAACTACGACAACCTCACCGGGCTGCCTAACCGTAACCTGCTTAATGACCGTATTCAGCAGGCTATCGCCTATGCAGCGAGGCGCGACAAGGGCTTCGCGCTGGCGGTGTTCGACCTGGATAACTTCAAATATATCAATGACAGCATGGGCCATGAAACCGGCGATCTATTACTGAAAGAGGTGGCGGAATCCCTGCGCAGTTGTCTGCGGGAAGGCGATACGCTGGCGCGGCTGGGCGGGGATGAGTTCGTCATTCTGATGCATAAAGAGGAGCGCGACCGGCCTTTGGGGGTGATGTTGAACCGTATCCAGCAACTGGTGGCGCAGCCCCGTCGTTTGAAAGACAAAGAAATTCTGGTCACGCCCAGCATTGGGGTCTGTCAGTATCCAGAAGACGGAGAAGATGCTTCCACTTTGCTTAAAAATGCCGATACGGCCATGTACAAGGCCAAGGAGCGGGGGCGCAATCGCATCTGCAGTTATACCCAGGAAATGAATGAGTCGATCCAGAAACGGGTGCAAATGGAACAGGACCTGCGACGCGGCATCGAAAATGGCGAGCTGGAGCTGTATTACCAACCGCAACTGGATCCTCATGGCGGCGGTGCTGTCGGACTGGAGGCGCTGGTGCGCTGGCGCAAGGGCGACCGCATGGTGCCGCCGCTGGAGTTTATTCCCATTGCGGAAGAAACCGGTCTGATCACCGAAGTGGACGCCTGGGTGCTGCGCGCCGCCTGTCTGCAACTAAAAATGTGGCGGGATCAGAAACAGCAGATGGTCCCCGTTTCCGTCAATCTGTCGCCCCGGCAGTTCCAGGACGCCCATTGCGTCGAACTGGTGCGCAAAGTGCTGCAGGAATCCGATATTGAACCCGGCTGCCTCAAAATAGAGGTGACGGAAAGCATGGTCATGCACAACGCGGAAGAGGCGTTGCGCACCATGACCCAGCTCAAAGCCATGGGCGTGCAACTGTCCATGGATGACTTCGGCACAGGGTATTCCTCCCTGAGTTACCTGAAGATGTTTCCTTTTGATCAGCTCAAGATCGATAAAAGCTTTGTTCGTAACGTCACCAATGATCCCCAGGAAGCGGCCATCATCCGCGTCATTATCGGCCTGGGCAAAACCCTGGGCATCAAAATCGTGGCGGAAGGCGTGGAAACCGTCGAACAGTACAGCTTCCTGGTGCGCGCCGGTTGCGATCTCATCCAAGGCTATTTCTACTCGCCGCCATTGCCCGTCGCCGCCTGCATGCACTTCCTGCAGGAAGATCATCTGTGGGGGAAAAAGCGTAAAGAAATAGAAGATGGTCCCCAAGCCAGAAGAATACTGATCGTCAACGACGACGAAACCATATTACGCGCCGTCTGCGGCGAACTCGGCCACGAAGGCTACGATATCTTCGAAGCCCGCACCACGGCGGAAGCATTGCGTCTCCTCGCTGCCCACGAAATGCATGTCATCGTCACAGACCAATGCATGAAAGAAATAAAAGGGGTGGACCTGCTGCGCAAAGTCAAAGCCATTCACCCCGGCACCGTCCGCATGGTCCTCAGCGGCTATAGCGGTTTCAAAGAAGTCCTCGAAGCCATCAACGAAGGCGCCGTCTTCCGCTTCATCACCAAACCCTGGAACTCAGAACACCTGCGGGAAAACGTAAAACAAGCCTTCCGCGAAAGTGACCTGGCGCGGGAAAATCAGATGCTGAGGGAACAGTTGGATATATTGCGGAGTGGGAGTTGA
- a CDS encoding IS256 family transposase, producing MNQKELEAFAREAAKSLKTEKDLNEFRQMLTKATVEAALNAELDVHLGYEKHQSSNSDNSRNGYSSKTLRTEDGQFEVNTPRDRQGSFEPQLVKKQQTRFTTMDDKILSLYAKGMSTREIVATFKEMYGADVSPTLISKVTDAVIEQVVEWQSRPLDAVYPIVYLDCIVVKIRQDKQVINKAIYLALGVNLEGHKELLGMWLSETEGAKFWLNVLTELQNRGVKDILIACVDGLKGFPEAINTVYPQTQIQLCIVHMVRNAVKYVPWKDYKPVTTDLKRIYQSATEEEALSELDKFAERWDEKYPQISRSWRTHWENLNTLFRYPEDIRRAIYTTNAIESLNSVIRKVIKKRKLFPTDDSARKVVYLAIMDASKKWTMPIRNWKSALNRFMIEFEDRLTEYL from the coding sequence ATGAACCAGAAAGAATTAGAAGCATTTGCCCGCGAGGCAGCCAAATCTCTGAAAACAGAAAAGGATCTCAACGAGTTCCGTCAGATGCTCACCAAGGCGACCGTGGAAGCCGCGCTCAATGCAGAGCTGGATGTGCATCTGGGGTACGAGAAACATCAATCTTCAAATTCAGACAATAGCCGTAACGGCTATTCCAGCAAGACCCTCCGTACCGAGGACGGTCAGTTTGAAGTTAATACTCCCAGAGATCGTCAGGGCAGCTTTGAGCCTCAACTGGTCAAGAAGCAGCAGACCCGCTTCACCACCATGGACGACAAGATTCTCAGCCTCTACGCCAAAGGCATGAGCACCCGAGAGATCGTGGCCACCTTCAAGGAAATGTATGGCGCGGATGTCTCTCCCACCTTAATCTCCAAAGTGACGGATGCCGTGATTGAGCAAGTGGTGGAATGGCAGTCTCGTCCTCTGGATGCGGTTTATCCCATCGTATACCTGGACTGTATTGTGGTGAAGATCCGCCAGGACAAGCAGGTGATCAACAAGGCGATTTATCTTGCCCTGGGGGTCAACCTAGAAGGCCACAAAGAACTGTTAGGGATGTGGCTCTCGGAAACCGAAGGGGCGAAGTTCTGGCTGAATGTGCTGACCGAGTTGCAGAACCGGGGCGTGAAGGACATCCTGATCGCCTGTGTGGACGGCCTGAAGGGCTTTCCCGAAGCGATCAATACCGTGTATCCCCAAACCCAGATACAGCTCTGTATCGTGCACATGGTGCGCAATGCCGTGAAGTATGTGCCGTGGAAAGACTATAAGCCGGTGACGACAGATCTGAAGCGGATCTACCAATCGGCCACCGAAGAGGAAGCCCTCTCTGAGCTGGACAAGTTTGCCGAGCGATGGGATGAGAAATATCCCCAGATCAGCCGTTCCTGGCGCACTCACTGGGAGAATCTCAACACCTTGTTCCGCTACCCGGAAGACATTCGCAGGGCCATCTACACGACCAACGCCATAGAGTCCCTTAACAGCGTCATTAGGAAAGTGATCAAGAAACGGAAGCTGTTCCCCACGGATGATTCCGCGAGGAAGGTGGTGTATCTGGCAATCATGGATGCGTCGAAGAAATGGACGATGCCGATCAGGAATTGGAAGTCAGCGCTGAACCGATTTATGATCGAGTTCGAAGATCGCTTAACAGAGTATCTTTAA
- a CDS encoding phosphoribosyltransferase, whose translation MEKTFISAQQLLDDSFKLGLKIYESGYRPNYIVGVWRGGAPVGIAVQELLDFLGVESDHIAIRTSSYTGIGERSRHVTVHGLNYMVKRVNAEDSVLIVDDVYDTGLSVQQVVTDLKAACRKNTPDIKIATPYFKPSNNKTDKVPDYFVHETDQWLVFPHELHGLTTEEILEHKPELAVIHDKLLKLREGENS comes from the coding sequence GTGGAAAAGACTTTCATCAGCGCTCAACAGCTATTAGACGATTCCTTCAAACTGGGCCTGAAAATTTACGAGAGCGGCTATCGACCTAACTACATCGTTGGCGTGTGGCGCGGCGGCGCTCCGGTCGGCATCGCGGTGCAGGAACTGCTCGATTTTCTGGGCGTGGAGTCGGACCACATCGCTATCCGCACGTCTTCCTACACTGGCATCGGCGAAAGAAGCCGTCATGTCACCGTTCATGGCCTGAACTACATGGTTAAGCGCGTCAATGCGGAAGATTCTGTTCTGATCGTGGATGATGTGTACGACACCGGCTTGAGCGTACAGCAGGTGGTGACGGATCTGAAAGCGGCCTGCCGTAAGAATACGCCGGACATCAAAATTGCGACGCCATACTTTAAGCCGTCCAACAACAAAACCGACAAAGTGCCTGACTACTTCGTACATGAGACGGACCAATGGTTGGTTTTCCCCCACGAATTGCACGGCCTGACTACGGAAGAAATTCTGGAGCACAAGCCAGAGCTGGCGGTCATTCACGACAAGCTGCTGAAGCTGCGTGAAGGAGAAAACTCCTAA